In Malania oleifera isolate guangnan ecotype guangnan chromosome 8, ASM2987363v1, whole genome shotgun sequence, a single window of DNA contains:
- the LOC131162250 gene encoding zinc finger BED domain-containing protein RICESLEEPER 2-like, translating to MYEGDKGLLVGKKVQDTTMELFAEYKKLSQSKNEESNRSETSSSTCSTASTGQGEAVERKFKVLYQKYKTQIGGGDNKSELDRYLGEDCEEDVEGFDILEWWRLNSQRFPVLSHMVRDVLAVPISTVASESAFSTGGRVLDAFRSSLTPKIVQALICTQDWIRGSHTPIKVEEDIDDLENLEKELSKVALESTIGE from the exons ATGTATGAAGGCGACAAAGGTTTATTAGTGGGGAAAAAGGTACAGGATACAACAATGGAATTGTTTGCTGAGTATAAAAAGTTGtcacaatctaaaaatgaagaatcaaacaGAAGTGAAACTTCAAGCTCGACTTGCTCCACAGCCTCCACTGGTCAAGGTGAAGCAGTagaacgaaagttcaaagttttgtATCAAAAGTACAAGACTCAAATTGGAGGTGGAGATAATAAATCAGAGTTGGATAGGTATTTGGGGGAGGATTGTGAAGAGGACGTGGAgggttttgatattttggagtggtggAGGTTAAATAGTCAAAGGTTTCCCGTCCTTTCACATATGGTTCGTGATGTTTTAGCAGTTCCCATCTCTACAGTTGCTTCAGAGTCTGCTTTTAGCACAGGGGGGCGTGTTCTCGATGCCTTTAGGAGTTCTTTGACTCCTAAAATTGTTCAAGCTCTTATCTGTACACAAGATTGGATTCGGGGTTCACATACTCCAATTAAGGTTGAAGAAGACATAGATgaccttgaaaatctagaaaaag agttgtcaaaggttgcattggagtccacaattggtgaataa